In Allocoprobacillus halotolerans, a genomic segment contains:
- a CDS encoding transposase produces MSYFTTDLYETKREIVNFSNKLSDSLDKPAAKFVMDMMFGLARSQSVLLSDIARALDENIKLNYTIDRLSNHLAQFDDEAMNQMKSNYNDMVIKHLSEDRIILLDNSEIIKKYGRKFEDLCMVRDASSLKDDIYPGYHVCEATALTQDQHHPISLYSHIYSTESEGFRSMNDETIKSIKYVKSLIPERCTFVCDRGYDANVFYDYFIDENHNADDFIIRLKENRTLLFKGKPKKVGEIAKRRKGKIKMNMYFSKEDSEVYVSHTRVELPSQKGRILNLVIVYGLSEEKPMMLLTNREIRNKRDVHKIVRAYMSRWRIEEKFRFKKNQYGFENIRVRTMKSINVLNTILMMHIGHITLLAEKVDKKLLVIKMIERSKSLKGKRYYWCYQISKGIQEILKYAQKGIKEFQNIREKQEYRQLQLKL; encoded by the coding sequence ATGAGTTATTTTACCACAGATCTATATGAAACGAAAAGAGAAATTGTCAATTTTTCTAATAAATTATCAGACAGTCTTGATAAACCTGCTGCCAAGTTTGTCATGGACATGATGTTTGGTCTTGCAAGAAGTCAAAGTGTTCTACTTAGCGATATTGCCAGAGCTCTTGATGAAAATATCAAGCTCAATTATACAATTGACAGATTATCCAATCATTTGGCTCAATTTGATGATGAAGCAATGAACCAAATGAAATCCAATTATAATGATATGGTTATCAAGCATCTTAGCGAAGACAGGATCATTTTACTTGATAACAGTGAAATCATCAAAAAATATGGAAGAAAATTTGAAGATCTTTGTATGGTCAGGGATGCTTCCTCACTTAAGGATGACATTTATCCTGGATACCATGTATGTGAGGCAACTGCCCTCACACAGGATCAACATCATCCAATATCTTTGTATAGCCATATCTATTCAACTGAAAGTGAAGGATTCAGGTCAATGAACGATGAAACAATAAAGAGCATAAAATATGTCAAATCTCTCATTCCTGAAAGATGTACATTTGTATGTGACAGGGGATATGATGCCAATGTATTTTATGATTACTTCATAGATGAAAATCATAATGCAGATGATTTCATCATCAGACTCAAAGAAAATAGAACATTATTGTTTAAAGGGAAGCCAAAGAAAGTAGGAGAAATCGCCAAAAGAAGAAAAGGCAAGATTAAGATGAACATGTATTTTTCTAAGGAAGATAGTGAAGTCTATGTATCACATACGAGAGTGGAACTGCCATCACAAAAGGGAAGGATATTAAATCTAGTCATTGTGTATGGATTAAGTGAAGAAAAACCGATGATGCTTTTAACGAATAGAGAGATCAGGAATAAAAGAGATGTGCATAAGATAGTGAGGGCATATATGTCAAGGTGGCGAATCGAGGAGAAATTCAGATTCAAAAAGAATCAGTACGGTTTTGAAAATATAAGAGTAAGGACAATGAAATCAATAAATGTATTGAATACGATATTGATGATGCATATAGGGCATATAACACTGTTGGCAGAGAAAGTAGACAAGAAATTACTGGTCATAAAGATGATAGAGAGAAGCAAATCGCTTAAAGGAAAGAGATATTACTGGTGCTATCAGATCAGTAAAGGGATACAGGAAATATTAAAATATGCACAAAAGGGAATCAAGGAGTTTCAAAATATAAGAGAGAAGCAGGAATACAGGCAGCTACAACTGAAACTATAA
- a CDS encoding nucleotidyltransferase family protein yields MNNVTLVVMAAGIGSRFGGGIKQLEPVGPNGEIIMDYSIYDALAAGFNKVVFVIRKDLEKDFDEIIGQRMKKKIQVEYAFQEVGNIPEQYKEKFKGRTKPWGTGQAILSCKGLVNEPFLVINADDYYGREAYEEAYRYLTQEHPKTPMPVCMVGFILKNTLSDNGGVTRGVCQIQDNQLIDIVETHNIEKIDGKAVVDGKEIDLDSAVSMNMWGLYPEFIDVLEQGFQTFLEETPSDNLKAEYLLPTIIGDLLHSQQAVVTALKSNDEWFGVTYKEDKDFVKENIQALVKKGMYPEVL; encoded by the coding sequence ATGAATAATGTAACACTTGTTGTCATGGCAGCAGGAATAGGAAGTCGCTTTGGTGGTGGTATTAAACAGCTAGAACCAGTAGGACCAAATGGTGAAATCATTATGGATTATTCTATCTATGATGCTTTAGCAGCTGGATTTAATAAAGTTGTTTTTGTTATTAGAAAAGATTTAGAAAAAGACTTTGATGAAATCATTGGACAAAGAATGAAAAAGAAAATCCAAGTTGAATATGCTTTCCAGGAAGTTGGTAATATTCCTGAACAATATAAAGAGAAATTTAAAGGACGTACAAAACCTTGGGGAACAGGACAAGCTATTTTATCATGTAAAGGTTTAGTCAATGAACCATTCCTTGTGATTAATGCTGATGATTATTATGGAAGAGAAGCTTATGAAGAAGCTTATCGTTATTTAACACAAGAACATCCAAAAACACCAATGCCAGTATGTATGGTTGGTTTTATCTTAAAGAATACATTAAGTGATAATGGTGGAGTCACAAGAGGTGTTTGTCAAATTCAAGATAATCAGCTAATTGATATTGTTGAAACACATAATATAGAAAAAATTGATGGAAAAGCTGTTGTTGATGGAAAAGAAATTGATTTAGATTCAGCAGTATCTATGAATATGTGGGGATTATATCCTGAATTTATAGATGTTTTAGAACAAGGATTCCAAACATTCTTAGAAGAAACACCATCAGATAATCTTAAAGCGGAATACTTATTACCAACAATCATTGGAGATTTATTACATAGTCAACAAGCTGTTGTTACAGCATTGAAATCAAATGATGAATGGTTTGGTGTGACATATAAAGAAGATAAAGATTTTGTAAAGGAAAACATTCAAGCATTAGTAAAAAAAGGAATGTATCCTGAAGTGTTATAA
- a CDS encoding phasin family protein gives MNNFSEDLKKVLLAGIGAVAVTAEKSKEVVEDLVKKGEITVEQGKVLNEELKHSVAEKLRKPVSVETVEKDLQNMDVEDLEALKAKIEELQKAKNETKE, from the coding sequence ATGAATAATTTTAGTGAAGATTTAAAGAAGGTTTTATTAGCTGGTATTGGAGCTGTGGCAGTCACAGCTGAAAAATCTAAAGAAGTGGTAGAAGACCTTGTTAAAAAAGGAGAAATTACAGTTGAACAAGGAAAAGTCTTAAATGAAGAATTAAAACATAGCGTTGCTGAAAAATTAAGAAAACCAGTTAGTGTAGAAACTGTTGAAAAAGATTTACAGAACATGGACGTAGAAGACTTAGAAGCTTTAAAAGCAAAAATTGAAGAATTACAAAAAGCAAAGAATGAAACAAAAGAATAG